Proteins encoded in a region of the Xiphophorus couchianus chromosome 11, X_couchianus-1.0, whole genome shotgun sequence genome:
- the ggctb gene encoding gamma-glutamylcyclotransferase produces the protein MSLCCSGSLIFTSSFSKHTAGAQLIAHSLFLMTLVYRSSPDNNMENSQTFLYFAYGSNLLKERLQLKNPSATVYCVAKLKDYKLVFGNYKGLASDRWHGGVATIEDSPGDEVWGVVWRMSISDLESLDNQENVMLGAYRPVELSVKTKGQDISCRTYIMNSCVYAQPSPQYLQVIVMGAEQHGLPTEYQEKLRAIKTNMYDGLLPMMAELEQARTRVKERANQ, from the exons ATGTCACTGTGCTGTTCAGGCTCTCTCATTTTTACCAGCAGTTTCTCTAAACACACAGCTGGGGCTCAGCTAATTGCTCACTCTTTGTTTTTGATGACTCTTGTTTACAGGTCCTCACCTGATAACAACATGGAGAATAGCCAAACATTTCTGTACTTTGCATATGGTAGTAACCTTCTAAAGGAGCGTCTCCAGCTCAAGAATCCCTCTGCAACAGTGTACTGCGTGGCAAAGCTCAAG GATTATAAATTGGTGTTTGGCAACTACAAAGGTCTAGCCAGTGACCGCTGGCATGGTGGAGTGGCCACCATAGAGGACAGCCCAGGGGACGAGGTTTGGGGTGTGGTGTGGCGGATGAGCATATCTGATCTAGAGTCACTAGAcaa TCAAGAGAATGTGATGTTAGGTGCTTACCGACCTGTGGAATTATCAGTGAAGACAAAAGGTCAAGATATCAGCTGTCGTACCTACATAATGAACAGCTGTGTGTATGCCCAACCATCACCACAATATCTACAG GTGATTGTAATGGGAGCAGAGCAACATGGCTTGCCAACGGAGTACCAGGAGAAACTAAGAGCCATTAAGACCAACATGTATGACGGTCTCCTACCAATGATGGCCGAGCTGGAACAAGCCAGAACAAGAGTTAAAGAAAGAGCCAACCAATGA